The DNA segment TGGCTTTATATAGTATTATAAACTTTTTAGTCTTTAAATAAaagtttaataattatatattcttttttataattaattaattttaatattttgatatttatattttataaaagtaaaatattgagattaaaaaaataattttataagatttaaaataaaaaattagaataatataattaaatattttattttttataaatataaaaattttaatataatttttttaaaaataattaattatgtgaGGTAATTACGTAATTAGAGGCTGGTCCTGTAGGTAATTACGCAACTGGGTAGATGGCGATTCCACTGCCGCCCCCACCACCACCTCCGCTGCTCACGTCGACAGCAGTACGATCCACTTGGTTCTACCAAACAAAATAGAAATTTAGTTGCTGTCCGCTCGATCTCCAAAGTGGTTGAGCCACATTTCTTCTTCGTCCTCGTCTGCGTCTTCGTCTGCGTCTTCTTGATGGCCGCTTTGCTCGACCAAATCGCACGGAATTCCCTGACGTCTCCACAGCTCCATTAAATGCCGCCCAACGCCTCCGCATGATGATCTGAACctcctctctctccccctctctctctttctactgCCGAGACGCGAAATCTAAGGAGAAGAGGATGAGGAGATATGCGCGGGCAATTAGCCCCGAGAGAACCAAGGTGTGGGCTGAACCGCCTCCGAAGCACCACCATTGGCAGCAGCAAGGGAGAAAGGTTCCGGTAGTGTATTACCTCTGCAGGAATCGCCACCTCGACCAACCGCACTCCATCGAGGTCCCGCTCTGCTCCCCCGAGGGGCTCTACCTCAGAGGTAGAAAAGGATTGATTTTGAGTGGGGAAAAAAAGCCTTCTTCTTTTTATCGACGTTGTTTGGTTTGTTGTGTGCTTGTAGATGTGGTCGACAGGCTCAATGTGCAGCGAGGGAAGGGGATGGCGGCCATGTATTCCTGGTCTTGCAAGAGGTAAACGAGTGTGCAGAATTTGGGATTGTAAGAACCCTAGATTTGAGCTTGTTGGTCGACTGATGCTTTGGTGGTGCAGGAGTTACAAGAATGGATTCGTGTGGCAGGATCTTTCCGGGGACGATTTGATCCTGCCGGTACAGGGCACCGAGTATGTGCTCAAGGGTTCGGAGCTCCTGGATCAAACCCCTCCAGGTACATTGTCAAttgcatgaatgagaaaattaagAATGCTGTTTTCCCATTTAATGATACTTTTGCTTGATCTAGATCGGGACAATCACAGTGTGAGCAATGTAAAGACTCAGAATCCGAAACATCGTCCACAAGAGACGCCAATTTGTTATAAAGGACAAGAAGCTTCCTGTTCTTCATCTTCGAAAGCGGTTGTAATTAATGAAGCAAAGCTTCCCACACCATCGCCGATACAACCACCACCTCCTTCTATACAAGAAGATGAGCTATCACCCTCGACTCGTGGATCTGGCTCCTCCAAGAACTTCTCGCCAGAGCCTGGCGGTAGAACTGGCCCATCGTTGGTCACGGTCTCCCCAAAGCCATCAGACTACAGGATCTGCAAGCCCTTTCAAGCTCAGGATGCTTCGACTCAAACCGATAATGAAGAGAAAAGGAGGAAAGAGGGATCAAACACCAGGATTAGGCTTCCAGAAATTCAGCACAGTGAGAGCCAAAATGAACAGACGATGTGTTTGAATCAAGAGCCTGAGATCGTTAAAGTAGAGagttcaccaccaccaccaacattTGCAAGTGTTCCCTCTTCTTCTTGTGGAAAGACGAATACCCTGGAATCCTTGATAAGAGAAGAAGCAAATAAAAGGAACAACTTAAGGAATATGGAGGCCGAGGATGTCTTCCTCCCGACTGGGCCAAAATCGAAAGCCACAAATATGCTCATCCACCTGATTACTTGTGGTTCCATCTCTGTGAAAGACCGCTACAGCTTCGGATTTGTGCCAACTTATAGGCCAAGGTTTGGTGATAACAAGTTCACCTCACCAATGTTTGCCAACTCAATTGTTCCGGATGGCATCGACTGCTTGCTAGAGAGCCAGAGAGATATTGTTGCAAGTCTGACAAAGAAGGAAGTTCGTAGCAGGAGCATGCTTCGAACAAAAAGGTACACAGAGGAAACAGGGGAAGAAATC comes from the Musa acuminata AAA Group cultivar baxijiao chromosome BXJ1-10, Cavendish_Baxijiao_AAA, whole genome shotgun sequence genome and includes:
- the LOC104000195 gene encoding protein SOSEKI 3 isoform X3, with translation MRRYARAISPERTKVWAEPPPKHHHWQQQGRKVPVVYYLCRNRHLDQPHSIEVPLCSPEGLYLRDVVDRLNVQRGKGMAAMYSWSCKRSYKNGFVWQDLSGDDLILPVQGTEYVLKGSELLDQTPPDRDNHSVSNVKTQNPKHRPQETPICYKGQEASCSSSSKAVVINEAKLPTPSPIQPPPPSIQEDELSPSTRGSGSSKNFSPEPGGRTGPSLVTVSPKPSDYRICKPFQAQDASTQTDNEEKRRKEGSNTRIRLPEIQHSESQNEQTMCLNQEPEIVKVESSPPPPTFASVPSSSCGKTNTLESLIREEANKRNNLRNMEAEDVFLPTGPKSKATNMLIHLITCGSISVKDRYSFGFVPTYRPRFGDNKFTSPMFANSIVPDGIDCLLESQRDIVASLTKKEVRSRSMLRTKRYTEETGEEISNLKLSSSFDEARNCNMPYWRRDKEKTVDSAQSKCLPMNIKITSCKHSRAHQNESMMSPRLDIRKSSAGPDICNSSPLNSSNGGSKRTIDSSSIKGSSMRLTSGARIIIESRYKSDDSEDSSD
- the LOC104000195 gene encoding protein SOSEKI 3 isoform X1, coding for MRRYARAISPERTKVWAEPPPKHHHWQQQGRKVPVVYYLCRNRHLDQPHSIEVPLCSPEGLYLRDVVDRLNVQRGKGMAAMYSWSCKRSYKNGFVWQDLSGDDLILPVQGTEYVLKGSELLDQTPPDRDNHSVSNVKTQNPKHRPQETPICYKGQEASCSSSSKAVVINEAKLPTPSPIQPPPPSIQEDELSPSTRGSGSSKNFSPEPGGRTGPSLVTVSPKPSDYRICKPFQAQDASTQTDNEEKRRKEGSNTRIRLPEIQHSESQNEQTMCLNQEPEIVKVESSPPPPTFASVPSSSCGKTNTLESLIREEANKRNNLRNMEAEDVFLPTGPKSKATNMLIHLITCGSISVKDRYSFGFVPTYRPRFGDNKFTSPMFANSIVPDGIDCLLESQRDIVASLTKKEVRSRSMLRTKRYTEETGEEISNLKLSSSFDEARNCNMPYWRRDKEKTVDSAQSKCLPMNIKITSCKHSRAHQNESMMSPRLDIRKSSAGPDICNSSPLNSSNGGSKRTIDSSSIKGSSMRLESFRELKDKMIKIEERLTSGARIIIESRYKSDDSEDSSD
- the LOC104000195 gene encoding protein SOSEKI 3 isoform X2, whose product is MRRYARAISPERTKVWAEPPPKHHHWQQQGRKVPVVYYLCRNRHLDQPHSIEVPLCSPEGLYLRDVVDRLNVQRGKGMAAMYSWSCKRSYKNGFVWQDLSGDDLILPVQGTEYVLKGSELLDQTPPDRDNHSVSNVKTQNPKHRPQETPICYKGQEASCSSSSKAVVINEAKLPTPSPIQPPPPSIQEDELSPSTRGSGSSKNFSPEPGGRTGPSLVTVSPKPSDYRICKPFQAQDASTQTDNEEKRRKEGSNTRIRLPEIQHSESQNEQTMCLNQEPEIVKVESSPPPPTFASVPSSSCGKTNTLESLIREEANKRNNLRNMEAEDVFLPTGPKSKATNMLIHLITCGSISVKDRYSFGFVPTYRPRFGDNKFTSPMFANSIVPDGIDCLLESQRDIVASLTKKEVRSRSMLRTKRYTEETGEEISNLKLSSSFDEARNCNMPYWRRDKEKTVDSAQSKCLPMNIKITSCKHSRAHQNESMMSPRLDIRKSSAGPDICNSSPLNSSNGGSKRTIDSSSIKGSSMRLESFRELKDKMIKIEESLLLEPGL